CTGGGTTAATTTTTTCACCGGCTTGATGACAATGGTTGCAATCAGGAAGTAGAAAATCACAATGGCCAGCAGAATCCCCAGGCAACCGGTGCCAATATTGTTCAGGCGGGCGCTGCTGATGGCGGCATAGACATCGGAGACTTCATGCCTGACCAGCATGCCGCCGAGGACCTGACGGCTTTGACCATGACAGTGCCGGCAGCCGGGTTCATTATTGATGGGACAGATGATCGAAAGGTTTGGTTTGTCGTTGATCGTCTCCTCGTAAATTCTTTCCGTGTTCTGGCTGGTCAGCAGGGCTTTGATGCCGTTGTTGAGGTCGACTGAAGCGGAAATACTTTTTATTGCTGAACCCACTTTACTTTTTTCAGAAGCATATGTGACGCGCTCATCAGCATCAAAGATATAGACCTCCACTCCTTCCATATGTTCCTGAATGTCCTGCATCTGGCTCAAAATAGTTGCGGTATCATTGATGGCCATGGGATGACGGATGCCGTTCAACAGGGTGTCAGCGAGAATGGCGGAGGCGTGTTCAACCTAATGGAGAATATTTTTTTTCAGGTTAACCACATTAAGCGTGGTAAGACAGCCAAGAATGATAACGAAAAGAATGGCGAGACTGCAGGTGATTTTGAACTGTAATCCTTTTCCGTGGGTATTCATTAGTGCGCCCCTCCGTAAATCATTGGCTTATAGTCAAAAGTGGCAACCCGCTCGGCGTTATGGCAGGTTTCGCAGTCGGCTACCGAGAGCTTGCCCTTGATGTCATCGGGATCTTCACTTTCGATATGGACACTGCCGGGACCGTGGCAGGCCTCGCAGCCCAGGTTTTTTAACTGGGGTGTCTGGGCCAGCGAAACAAATCCGCCTGGCTGGCCATAGCCGGTGGTGTGGCAGGTGAAGCAGCCTTGAAACTCGGTTTCAGTCAAGCCTTTCTTCATCCTGGAGATGTTGTCATAGGAATGGCGT
The DNA window shown above is from Candidatus Anaeroferrophillus wilburensis and carries:
- a CDS encoding cytochrome c family protein codes for the protein WLVCSLILPGTVLAEKRYVGSEACRDCHQEVYQSFTTYAKKRHSYDNISRMKKGLTETEFQGCFTCHTTGYGQPGGFVSLAQTPQLKNLGCEACHGPGSVHIESEDPDDIKGKLSVADCETCHNAERVATFDYKPMIYGGAH